One stretch of Tachysurus fulvidraco isolate hzauxx_2018 chromosome 12, HZAU_PFXX_2.0, whole genome shotgun sequence DNA includes these proteins:
- the LOC125146051 gene encoding piggyBac transposable element-derived protein 4-like has translation MSRDRYCTISWNLHMSHPEEDEVNDRKRGTAEHDCLFRVKPLMDTIRQACINLYHPKRNLAVTQYMKAKPTNWGFKLFVLADSSNGYTVNFSVYTGKNNFPTDHGLSYDAVTSLLDCKTLGSGYHVYMDNFYTSPKLLNDLFAMKFGACGTYRDFRKECPRDAANSLSKQSSRGSIRWIRNGPLLFVKWMDTREVSVCSTVHPAYTGETVQRRVKSQDTWSTKTFPCPAPVTSYNQHMGGVDLSDQLVQYYTAQHKTMKWYRKIFLHFLDIAATNAFIMHKELYGNMTQKQFMEQLVVELCGITHKAEPKQTRSTHVPVSVAWLTSDVSNTATVGRRKCVRCKTVHGKRQDTPWKCKTCNVPLCVQLNRNCFEQWHDDI, from the coding sequence ATGTCAAGAGATAGATATTGCACTATTTCATGGAATCTGCACATGAGTCACCCAGAAGAAGACGAGGTAAATGATAGGAAAAGGGGCACAGCCGAACATGACTGTCTTTTCAGGGTCAAACCTCTTATGGACACTATCCGTCAAGCTTGTATAAACCTCTATCATCCTAAAAGAAACTTGGCTGTGACACAGTACATGAAAGCTAAACCAACCAATTGGGGCTTCAAGTTGTTTGTGCTTGCAGATTCTTCCAATGGATATACTGTGAACTTTTCAGTGTACACCGGGAAAAATAACTTTCCCACAGACCATGGACTTTCATATGATGCTGTGACGTCTCTTTTGGACTGTAAAACTTTAGGCTCTGGGTACCATGTGTACATGGACAATTTTTACACAAGCCCAAAGCTCCTGAACGACTTGTTTGCCATGAAGTTTGGTGCTTGTGGGACTTACAGAGACTTTAGGAAGGAATGCCCACGGGATGCAGCAAATTCACTCTCCAAGCAATCTTCCAGGGGCTCAATCAGATGGATTAGGAATGGACCTCTACTGTTTGTGAAGTGGATGGACACACGAGAGGTATCTGTCTGTTCAACAGTACACCCTGCTTATACAGGAGAGACAGTGCAGAGGAGGGTAAAATCACAAGACACATGGAGCACAAAGACATTTCCATGTCCTGCACCTGTGACTTCCTACAATCAACACATGGGGGGTGTTGACCTTTCTGATCAGCTGGTACAGTACTACACTGCACAGCACAAGACAATGAAGTGGTACAGAAAGATCTTTTTACACTTCTTGGACATTGCTGCCACCAATGCCTTTATTATGCACAAGGAGCTATATGGTAACATGACCCAAAAACAGTTCATGGAACAGCTCGTTGTAGAGCTCTGTGGCATAACACATAAAGCAGAGCCAAAACAGACCAGGAGTACCCATGTGCCAGTTTCAGTAGCTTGGCTGACCTCAGATGTGAGCAATACTGCCACTGTTGGTCGCCGGAAATGTGTGCGCTGCAAGACAGTGCATGGTAAAAGACAAGACACACCTTGGAAATGCAAAACATGTAATGTtcccttgtgtgttcagttaaatagGAACTGTTTTGAACAATGGCATGATGACATTTAA